CTTTTTCAAAGGCGGGGGCTGGAAGGGTCCAGGGTTTTACAAAGAACCCTTCCTCACAGGCTCCAGTGAGTCTGTATAGAGATCCGTTTATCTCAAGAAGCGAATACCCGCCCCGATAGGGTATGGGGAGCGGGACTGGAAGCTTTCCAATAACACAGCCTCGTCTGTCAAGGATAAGGGCTTTCATGATTGAGCCTCCGCTTCTATCGGCTTGGACAGGGAGCGGAAGTAGTCTATAATCTCTTCGTATTTGTCTTTAGGTATCTCAGCGGTAGACTCTATACCGAAGCGTTCTTTGAGGATTTCTTTTATAGCATCTTCCCTGTATCCGAGCTCCTTTTTAACGATAGCGAAAAATCTTTTCCTCTGGGCTTCGGTGATATAGTCGCTTTCGGTATCCGTATCCACGTCTGTTTTGGTAGGCTGTGTTTGTTCGGGAATAGATGGCTCTTCCCAGAATTCCGCTTCTTCGTATGGGAGGTGTGAGGTCTCTTCTGGGAAGCACATACGAAAGGCTTGGGCGATAGCTGTTTTCTTGAGCATAAATAGGGGGTGAGATTGCCAGAGCGGTGTGTCTCTCTTGACCTCCGAAAGAGGGACTTCCCAAACAAAGGGGATTTCCCAATCCACCCTTTTTATCTCCACAACCGCCACAAGTTCATCTCCCTCTTTCCTGAACTTGCAAGACCAGCCTTTCAATTTCCCAGACCTCTCCGCTCTCTTGAGATATTCCGTGTAGCTGACAATTGGCTGGATAATTGTCTTGTTCAGTTCTTTGTTGTAGTATGGCACGAAGTGCACTTCTTTCCGAAGTGGATCTAATCCTAGATGTCTTGC
The DNA window shown above is from Hydrogenobacter thermophilus TK-6 and carries:
- a CDS encoding RecT family recombinase; translated protein: MLSKANTNTIVREEDYKKVLQMLRVALPSLAKVDDETLITAVAYARHLGLDPLRKEVHFVPYYNKELNKTIIQPIVSYTEYLKRAERSGKLKGWSCKFRKEGDELVAVVEIKRVDWEIPFVWEVPLSEVKRDTPLWQSHPLFMLKKTAIAQAFRMCFPEETSHLPYEEAEFWEEPSIPEQTQPTKTDVDTDTESDYITEAQRKRFFAIVKKELGYREDAIKEILKERFGIESTAEIPKDKYEEIIDYFRSLSKPIEAEAQS